GGCCTATCAATATGCGCTTCCATTTCAATGAGGTCGATAAATTCAATGTATTCCTTCAAGTTCGCTCCAGGCGACTGGGTGTCGATCGCGATTGGCAACACGCCTATGTTATTGGATTTGGTATTCGGTTTAATTAGGGGTGCTTAACTATGGTTTTAGAGCACAATTAATGCTGGATTGAGAGCTCAGTATGGCTGATGCTTAGAGCTTACCGCTATGAAAATTCTCAATTGGATCCTGTGCTTCCTCTTTCTTCTATCTGCCGTACTTCAATACAATGACCCGGATCCTTTGCTATGGATGATTATGTGGGGAGCCGCAGGCGTGGCCTGTTTGCTTTATGGGATTGGCAAACTACCCAAGTGGTTGCCGATCTTGGTTGGTGGTGTTGGTCTCGTTTGGGGCTTGGCTCTTATTCCCGGTATTATTCGCACCGCGGGTGACATTCGCTGGAACGAAGTTTTCATGCAGGCAAGTATGAGCAACATTACGGTCGAATGGGTGCGTGAGATGGGAGGTGTCTTCATCATCGCGCTTTGGATGGGTGTGCTGATTTTGAAGAGTCGTAAGACGACTTAGTTTTGTGATTCTCAGAAACGCTTTAAAGAGTAGCACAGGCATCTTGCCTCTTTCGGCATTGCTGGAAGCAATAGCCCTACCACTTATTAGAATGTAGCCAAGGTCGTAAGACCATGGACAGTTGTCCGAACGCTTGCCGAATTTATTCCAACCCCAGTCGCTCAAACTGCTCGGGCGGCGCATCCAAGCGTTCCATTTCTCGTACTAACAGGTCTACCATACTCGACTCAGCCTCTGGATCATCTACAGGAGATTTCTGCTCATAATCGTTCTCCAAGTCGAAGAGCAGGGTTCCGAATTCGTGTTGAATCGATTGATGGACCGGACCGGAAGCGATCTTCATGGTTCGGCATCCTTTGGTAAATGGAAAGGGTTCTTGTAGTTGAATATCCTGTAACTCATCCACGTCGAAGGTGTGGGGCAAATGAGTAGGCATCAGCGTGTATTGATAAAGGGGGGTATTGTCCGGCGTGACTGGACCTCGCATGTAAAGCCAACGACCATCGGTAATGTTGACCTGCCCGCCGAAGATGCCAAAGAGCGCCGTGTCTCGGATGGGTTGATCGTCTGCGACCGTCTTAGCGATCGATTGTCCTGTCATCGTAGACGTGGCTGGCAAGTCGAAGTACTCGAGCAAAGTCGGTGCGAAATCAATTAACTGCACTAGCGATTGCCTGCGTTCATTCTTCTTCCCACTTCGAGGATCCCAAACCCATAAGGGGATGTGGGCAATTTCGTTATACAGCGGCATGCGATTCTTTCCCCACCAGTCGTGTTCGCTGAGTAGGAACCCATGATCCGTGCACACGATGAGCATGGTGTCCTCCCATAGATTAAGTTCATCCATGGTATCGAGAATACGCCCTAAGTGCTCATCACACATGCTCAAATCAGCAGCGTATTCGTATCGCACATGCTCAACCGCATCTCGATCAGCCTCATTGACCGGTCGGTACTCCGGCCAGTCGTACTCCCCGCCTTCGTATTCGTGTGGATAAAGAGACTTATGCTTCTCGTGAGTGAAGTAGGGTTCGTGGGGATCAAAGGTCTCTATCTGCAAAAACCAGTTATCTTGATCGGCGTTCGTTCGAATGAAATCAAGTCCGTGATTGAACGTGTGGTTAATGGATTGCTTTTCAGGGGTATCCATGTGTTTGCGGTTCACCCAATTCTGACGGTTCTTTTGCCGCTCAAGATCTTGATGTAATTCTGGTAGATCTGGATCTTTCACTTCCCCCTTCCAAGGATCCCATTCCTGACCACGGATGAATTCCCAAGTGTTGTAACGGGTGTGGTAGGTAGCACCCCCTTCTTCGAAGTAGTGGTAGTGATCGGTTACTAAATGGGTGTGAACGCCGTTGTTCTTCAGTATCTCCGGGACGGAATCGTCGAAGGGTTCGATGGGTCCCCAGCTGCGATGAAGAAACCCCGGTCGTCCTGTATGCATGTCTCGTCGTGCGGGCATACATGGCATGCTGCCTACCCAGGCGTTGTCAAAGGTGACGGACTTCTCACCCAGGCGCTGGAAGTTGGGAGCATGGGTCCAATCACAACCATAGTTTGGCAAGAAATGCCGATTCAAGGTATCAAACATTACCATGATGGCTTTCATCGGTGACCTCTCTGTTTCTGCAATTGTTGGGTGGGGTTGATAGCCGGTTTTTAGGTTAACGTTATTCATTACGACTCTAGTAGCTGTACTTAAAGTTCTCAATGTCCTCCGCGTAATAAGTCGTGATCAACTCTTTCGTTTCTTGATCGAGAATATCACGGTAATCCACTTTCTGGGAGCGATTGATATGTGGCAAAGGTTCGATTGAGTTTACTAGGTCTTTGAGCTTGGAAAGGTTCTCATGAATCGACTCAACTCTGCCGAGAAAATACATTTCTACAAGTTTACCTGTATTGTCCTTCAGCCATTCACTTTGAGGGTTCCATTGGGTGTTGGGATAGGAATGCTTGAGTGCGCCCTCATCAAGCAGGTGGGCACACTCATTGATACTGGCATCTTTCAATATCTCATAATCCTCGTGTATGCCGTATGCCGATTTCTCTGGGTTAATATTGTTGTGATGATGGCTGATATCCATCCTGGCATAATTATAGAGAGACACGAAGTGGTCCCATGGATTCCTAGTCAAAGCGATGATCTTTAGCTCTTGAAAATGCTCGGGGAGAATTTGGTTTTGGAAATCACTCAAGTATTGGTGGCTCGGCTTCTCTATTTTCAGCAATTTGCACAGACTGGTGCCGGCATTTTTGGGAATGTGAATGAACAGGAATCCCTTTCGAAAATTAGCATTTGCTGGAAGCTTTGGGTATGCATTTGAAATGCAATTTTATAAACCGCTTAATCCTGCCACTCATCGACTTCTATCCAATAGGGCCGCGTATGGGTTGCAACGATATTCAAATGGGGCGTTGGGCTCCTTCCTCCCGGAGTCTATGGTCACAGTTTGTCAGACGAGAAGCAGGTACATCTGATGATAAGTTGTTGCCCGATCGGAAATATAGAGAAAATGAAATGCTTCTATTCAGTAGTTATCCCGCCCATAATCAGACACCTTATCCCTTTTAGGAGTTCATGATCATCAGTATCATTATTTGTTGCTACAATAGCCGAGATCGAATCGCCCCAACTTTGGCGCATGTTCGAGCTCTCAAAGTCCCCGATAATGTAAGGTGTGAACTGGTGATCGTAAATAATGCCTCGACCGATGATACGGCGGAAATAGTTAAGAGCTTTCGTAATGCCATTAGATCTGAGGTGTTAGATGTGATCATTCTAGAAGAAGCTCGGCCTGGCCTAAATCATGCGCGAGAAACCGGTATCTCATGCTCAAGCGGCGAGTATGTTGTTTTATGTGATGATGACAACTGGCTGGACCATCACTATATCACCCATGTTGTGGAGTTCTTCGGTAGCCATGAGGAAGCAGGAATTGTGGGAGGTAAAAACCACGCTGAATTCGAGTCCGAACCACCGAAGTGGTTTAATGAAGTAAGGAATAACTTTGCCGTAGGACAATTTGGCGAAGCCATTCTAGATATAACAGATTTGAGAGGCTTTGTGTGGGGTGCCGGGATGGCGTTTAGACGAACGGTGTATGAGGATCTAAAGAAGATGGGGCATCAGATGCTTACTTCCGATCGATCAGGGAAATCGCTAAGTTCTGGAGGAGACTCGGAATTCTGTTTTGCGGCCCGTTTATTGGGTTATAGAATTTATTACCATCCGGATCTACAACTGAAGCATTATATTTCAAAAGAGCGGTTAGCATTCTCCTACATTCAAAAGCTGAGTTTTTCCTTTGGTCGTGCAACGCCGATGCTCGATTGTTATAAAAAGAAATACCATGAGCAGCCGGAAACCGTTCGGCCTTCTTTGTGGATTTCTGAAGTCAAACGGCAGGTGCAATTTTGGCGCATAAGAAAAAGGGACTCTTGATCTATCTCTTCACCAAGCGGGAGGATATGCGAACCATCAATGTAGCCATAAACCTTGGAAGGTTGGCTCAGTTGCTGTCTCTTCGGCGCAACTATGCCTCAAAGATAAAAGCGAGTATCCAGCTATTTTCAAAACCTCTTAGTTTCGAAGGCTCTTCTTCCAAATATTCGGACGCTTAATCCTTCCTTAGCGCCTCAGTTGTCTGGTGGTTCATCGGCGGCTCGCACAAGTGGAAGCAATGCAAGCCCTGCCTCCAACGAATGAAACCTGTTCCAGAAAATATGCTGAACCCATTTTCTGATTTTGTTTAAATTTCTTAATTGAGTGCTGAATCAGCTGGAAATGCAGCATCCCACCTCCAATAATGAGCGGTCCCTATTATGATGAAACGATTCTTTTTTCTGTTTGCTACGGCCATACTTTCACAAGCCGTACTCCCTGCGGCTAGTCGCCCCAATATTCTATTTACGATCTCGGACGATCAGTCGTTTCCGCATGCGAGTGCTCATGGCACCGAGTGGGTGAATACGCCGGGTTTCGATCGGGTGGCGGAGATGGGGCTACTTTTTAACCGCGCCTACACACCGAATGCTAAGTGTGCTCCATCGCGTGCGATTATCCTTACCGGCCGATATTCTTGGGAACTAGAGGAGGCTGCGAACCACGTTCTTTTTTGGCCGGATGAGTTTAAGACTTGGATGGAAGCTATGCCCGACGCTGGATACGATACGGGGTTTACCGGCAAAGGGTGGGGGCCAGGTGATCCGGGCACTCTACACGGTAAGCCTCGGCTGCTTACGGGACCACAGTTTGTTGGCAAAACAATGACTCCTCCGGCAAATGCCATGAGTAATAAGGACTATGCGGGAAACTTTAAAATGTTCCTTGATCAACGCGATGAGGATAAGCCGTTTGCGTTTTGGTATGGGGGGCATGAGCCTCATCGTCGCTTCGAGTATGGCTCTGGAGTTGCCAAAGGTGGAAAGTCGTTAAGCGATATTGATCATGTGCCGGGTTATTGGCCGGATGACGAGATTGTCCGCAATGACATGCTAGACTACGCGTTCGAGATTGAGCATTTCGATCGTCATTTGGCGCGCATGCTCGACGAGCTAGAAAAACGTGGGCTTTTGGAAAATACAGTGGTGGTAGTGACATCCGACAACGGGATGCCTTTCCCCCGGTCGAAGGGTAACAATTATGAGATCTCTCATCATATGCCGTTAGCCGTTTCCTGGCCGAAGGGTATTAAAAACCCTGGTCGCGATGTAGATAGTCTGGTGAGTTTTGTTGATCTGGCACCTACCTTTCTGGAAGTGGCGGGAGTCACTGCCCAAACTGTCGGTATGCAAGCGGTCTCCGGGAAAAGCCTGTTTCCCATTTTTAAGAACCAGGTCCAGAGTCCGGAAGATTTTCGAGATTACCTTTTGTTTGGTAAGGAGCGTCATGATGCTGGACGCCCGAACAATGCAGGTTACCCGATTCGGGGCATTCTTCAAGGGGACTACTTGTTCTTGAGGAATTTCGAAACAAGTCGTTGGCCTTCTGGTAATCCTGAGACGGGATATATGAATACAGATGGAGGAGCGACTAAGACGTTGATCCTCGAAGGTCGCTTTGATCCAGATCGGATCCAGTGGTGGAAAACGAACTTTGGTAAACGACCTCCTGAGGAACTCTACAATATTAAAAAAGATCCTGACTGTATCCAAAACCTCGCGGTCCGAGGTGATCCATCTATCAAACGGGAGCTAGCGGCGAAACTGTATGCCGATCTGGCCAGGCAAGGTGACCGCCGCATGTTCGGTCGAGGTTATGAGTATGATAACTTTCGCTTTTCAGATCCCGTTCAGCAGAACTTCTACGAACGCTACATGGCGGGTGAGCCGATCGAGGCTCGATGGATCAATCAGTCCGATATCGCTGTGCCTCAGAGTGAGCTGATTGAAAGTGAAAAATAAGCAGAGAGGCTGCGTCGAGTTGTAGAAGGGGGGGTATCCCCCGATTGCATGGAGGTCGGTCGAATGATCTGGGGATAAAGCCTACTACAGAAAAAGGCGACCCCATTGAGGTCGCCTTTTTTAAATTAACAAATAACAGATAACGAATAACCAAAGTGCAGTTTTTAAAACTGTACCTTCAATTTCTTTGCTGTTGGCTTCAGCCCCTTCTTGGTGAAGCTGTCTGGACGATCACTTCCCGCTTTCACTGTGTATTTTCCATCTGTATACACTTTTGGAAGGAATGATTTCCCTTTGATACGAACGGTATAGAGAATCTCTTGGTTGGATTCGTCGATCACTTGGACAACGGGGTCCGGATCGTCGAACACCATTTCAGGTAAGTAGCCATGGACTTCACGTCCGTCATTTTCCTCCGTACGAATGGTGATGGGCCAACCTGGATATTGTGGTGCGTTGGGTTTGGTCACATCGCCGAAGCGTGGCCAGCACTCAAAAGTGATCGTGCGACTTGGCTTGTGGAATCGAGCGATGCCATAGCCGTCCTCGAGATTGGTTTCGCCTCCTTGGTTGGACAGCTCACGGGCCGCATTCATGTTCTTGAAGTTGGGGTTGGCGTAAGAGTGCATGGTCATGCGGTTTCCTAATCCATCCATGTAATCGCCGGTCCATTCCAGCTCGTTGTCGATGGGATCTCCACCACCTGCTTCACCGTTTTCAGGCCACCACCAGCGACCGTAGATGGTGTTGACGATGGCAGGGCCGGTAAAGCCAAAGGGTCCATCGCGGTGTTCGTCGATTCCGTGTTGTACGACAACGGCGAGATGTTGGTCACCACAGAGGTGGGGTGCCCAGGCACGTCGGATGGCTGCAAGAGCCTTGTTGCGGCCGGTTTGTGGCCAGGCATTGCTGTCTAGATCGGCCAATAAGCGTCCGGTATCAAAATTACCATGGAGGTGAACGGCACCAGTGAATGCTGTTTGAGAGAGGACTGCTTTCATTTCCACGCCTTCCCAATCCTGAGACCACTCGTTTAGAAAGTGAATCTGACGATCCCCGAGAAGCTTGAGCCCAGGAAGATCTACCGTGTTTGGATCATATCTCTTGTCATTGATATGGTCCGGGCGTGGGCCCATTTCAGGTATCTTACCTTTGGGGCCACTTTTGAATTTGCGGTCTTCAATGACTGCGAAACTAACTCCGCCTACTTTTGCGTCTGTATAGTATACCTGAATGCCTTGTTGGATCGGGGTGGGATCAAATGGATCGGGCAGGTGCCAGTTTTGCTGATCGTGGATCATCTTGATATACTCCTTGGGAAAGTAATAGCCCCCCGAACTACCATCGGTGGCGTCGGCGATAATTCCTCCTTCGCCCCAGAAATTTCCTTGGCCGATATCGTGGTCGTCAATGATCGTGATGGTCGGGCGGTCTTTGATCACGTCGCGGAACAGATAGCCAAACCAAGTCCAGCCAGCTGTGAGTTCCCGATGGTCGTAGCTCTGGTCTCCGGCAAAAAAGAGGAGGTCCGGATCCTGTGCTCGGAGGTTGGCAACAATCGAGGCACGATCTCCACGATCTCGGCTGGAGTTACATGAGAGAGATCCGACTACGATTTCATGCTTATCAATGGGATCCTTACGAATGAGGCCTTCAAATATAGCACCTCCAGAGTGGCTTACGCGATAGGGCACATCTTGGCTCCCATCCCAACCATCGATTCGAAAATGAGCATACCAGCCAGGATAATTTACCTTGGCCGTTTTGGCCGCCTTCCAGCTTCCGTTCTGCTTGAGTTCCAACGTCACTTCGCGTTCTTCCCCTGCTTGAAGAGGAAACAGTTGGGCAGTCATTTTCATGCTGCCGCCTTGTTGCGTGTAGATCGCAAAGGCAATCACATCGTCGCGCTCGACCCGGACGAACTCATCGAGAAATCCGTTTGGCTCGCGTTCCCAGATATCTTCTCTGGTCGAAGTATCGAGGTCTTTACCTCGTTCACCGGGGAAAGCGGATTTGGCGGCGACGCTGTTCCAGATGAGGAGTGCGCCAATGATCAGCATTAAGTAGTTCTTCATAGTTTTCTAGTACAGGGTAATTAGGAAGTTTAGTGCCTACAAGAGTAGGTCCTCATTCTGCAATGATTAATATTAGCATGCCCTTTAGATTTCTCCCGGATCCTCAAGGAATTGAGATTGCGGTGTGACTAATAGAGGATGTGGTTTCGCAGGTGTCCCGGAGAATCAGAATCCCCATTTCTCAACTGGGAATCCATACGAATCCTTTAAGCGTCGCATGTCTTCTGCCAACACTCCTCGTAGATAGTCTTTTTGGCTATTGCTTAATACCGATTTCTCTCGATTCCCAAGCATGGGCAGGTTGTTGATCCCACGCCTGACAGAAGCTGGGAGTAAAGTGTTTGCCGCTTTGCGGATGAACTTGAAACGGTAGGCTAGATCTTGAGCGCGTGTTGGAATCTCTGTCTTATGCACATATTCCCCCCGAAATTCAATCGGGGTATAGGGGACCTCCAGCTCTTTACAGATGTCTTCAAGCATTTCATCTGAATTGGTTTTCAGGTCCTCAAAATCCAAAAGCGTAATCTTTTTATTCGGCCAAACTTTGCGGAACTCTTCCAGTTGAACAAAATAATTTGATACGGTGTGGAAGTGTGCATCTGTGATCGTCAAGGATTGGTCGGACCAGGTTTTGCCTCTGCAAAAATTGCATTCTGACACGATTCGATCCAATGGATTGCGGAGGATATAATATAGTTTGGGATCAATCCCGTAATCACGCATCCTTCCAGCTGTACCTTTAATCCTGGGATGCATTGTATAGGTGGTCGACGCTTCCAATGCCCAAGAATGGTTGTTGGGGTCATAGTCCCACAGATCGTCGTAATTGAACTCTCCGCATTTTAATGAAAAATAATGAGGCTCTTTGTCTCCAATCGGGGAGCAAATATTGCTGGTACGCTCCAACTTATCGAAAAGTGCTGTCGCCCCACTTTTCATTGCTCCAATGATGATTAAGAACCTGTCTCTAGGAATTTTTTCCATTTGGTGATATTTGGACAGATCGGTTTGAAGTTTCCAACATCTTTGATCGGATTTTTTGTCAAACGGTCTAATTTAAAAGAAATTTTAGGACTTCGTTGTATTTGCTTCTTCTCCGCTGCGCTCCGTCTGCCGAGCCTGGAAGGCGACATGATCACAAGAAAACAACTGCCTTCGGCAGTGATGATGTCGGTTTTCAACCTCGGTACTCATGTGCCATGTGTGTACACAGAAAACCTCCCGGTCTTCCTAGATGTGGGAGGTTTTGGATCTTTCAAATGGTGGGAGATAGCAGATTGGCTCGCGTTGCTCGGTGCTTTGCACTCACTCCTCACGGAGTGCCCCTTCTCCGCTCCGCTCCGTCAAACAGCCTTCGGCAGTTCGAACCTGCTAAAGAGTACATAGAAAAGCCTCAACTTGGTGGGTGAGGCTAGTGGTCTTCGATTTTCTAAATGGTGGGAGATGGCAGATTCGAACTGCCGACCCCTTGCGTGTCATGCAAGTGCTCTAACCAACTGAGCTAATCCCCCATAGGAAAGGGCTATGAGCGAATTCAAGATCTTCTGGTTGGCAAGTCAAAAGGATCATTGGAATTTCCACCTGCGACCTCCTCGGGAGGAAGGCCAATATATACTTGGTTTTTTTCGGGCTTTCTCTAAAGCTCATTCAACATTTCATGATCCAGTTCCTTCGTATCCAAAACCTCGCACTCATGACCGAAACGTCCTTGGATATTGATCCTGGCTTTACGGTGGTCACTGGAGAAACCGGTGCAGGCAAATCGGTTCTGTTGGGAGCCTTGAGCATGTTGGCTGGAAATCGAATCGAAAAGACCATCATCAGGCAGGGCGAAACAGGCTGTGAAGTGGAGGCTGCTTTGTATTTTCCAGACTCCGAAAAGATCAACACCTTGTTGGAAGACAATGGCTTGCCTCCCTGTGAAGAGGATGTGCTGCTCTTACGCAGATCGATCAGCCGTGCGAAAATGGGCAAGGTGTTTATCAATGGGAAGCTGTGCACGCTCTCTCTGTTATCGATGCTGGGTAAACACTGGATCGACTTTCATGGTCCTGGTGAGCCTCAAAAGCTCTTTGACTGGCAAAATCAATTGGAGCTGCTCGATTGCTACGCTGGTTCAGCCATGGATTTAGCCGTGTACCAGGAGTTGTTTTCAGAATGGAAGTCGCTCCTTCGTCAGAAAGAAGAGATCCAAAATAAATCTCAGCTTTCTGATGACGAGTTGGCCTATTACCAGACTCAGATGGAGCAAATTGATGCGGTAGATATTATTACCGAGGCCGCGATTGAAGCTCTGGAAAGTGATTTTAATCTAGGGAGCCAAGCGGCCGAGTTGGTTCAGTTACTTCAGCAAGTTGAAGATGGGTTGAGTGGGGATGATGGAATTATTCCCAAGTTAGGGAGGCTGGCGATGAATTCGAATCAGATTGCCAACATCGATAAACGGACTGCGGAATTGGCTAAGCGACTCAACCAAGCCGTCGTTGAATTGGACGATATCAACGCCGAGTTCTTTCAATTACGCCGAAAAGCAGACTTCAACGAAATCGAAATTGCCGCCTTGCAAGAGCGGATGGACAAGTGGTTAGAGGTAAAACGCAAGTTTGGACCTACGGTGACGCAGGTCATGGAAAATCGCGAGCGGCTCTCCTTGAGGATAGAGATGCAAGCCGATATTGAAGGCACGATCGGCAAGCTGGATAACATGATTAAGCGCAAAGAAGAAGAACTTCTAAGAGCGGGTGCCCAGTTAACAGGTAGACGAGAGAAGGCCGCTACGAATTTGGCTAAAGAGACGGCGGTCCTGCTAGAAACGCTCGGTTTTAAGAAAGCTCGATTCGATGTGATCGTCTATCCTGAAGATGCCTTTCGTGAACACGGTAATTCGCGCTGTGAATATGTCTTTTCTGCAAATCCAGGCCAGGAAACACTGCCACTGAACAAGATTGCATCCAGTGGTGAAATTGCTCGTGTGATGTTGGCGCTGAAAACTATTTTGGCCAAGTTAGATGACACGCCTGTTCTGGTGTTTGATGAAGCCGATGCCAATGTCGGCGGAGAGATTGGCACGGTTGTAGGTGATCGATTGGCAGAACTCTCTGGAAGTCATCAAGTATTCTGTGTGACCCACCTTCCCCAAGTGGCTGCCAAAGGTAAGCAACATTTTCTAGTGGAAAAGACCGCTACCGATGACGAGACCAAGGTCTCGATTGACGCCATCCATGAAGATGAAGCGGTTCGTTTGAAGGAGCTTGCTCGTATGTTAGGCAGCAGCCGTTCCAAGGTCGCACAAACGCACGCACGCGAGTTGCTGGGCGTGACTTGACCTGGTCAACTCCTCTCTCAAGGATCCTAGAATGATCCGTATCGTTTGTCTTCTTCTTTGTCTCCTCATTCTAAACCCTTTATCTGGTCAGCGCCGTAGCCGATTGCCGGCGCACATCGCGAAACCCAATATGGGGGATACGGTTAAACTCAACGTCTACGCAGACAATTGGTTTAAATTATATATTAATGGGAAGCTGATTGCGACCGACTCCATTGAGTTTATGCCTCACAATGTAGTATCTGTTGATGTGCTACCTCAATTCCCTATGACGATTGCGGTGATGGCGCGGGACAATGCCGATGCGGTTACCGGAAAAGAATACGAGCATGTCATGATCGGAGATGGTGGTTTTATAATGAAGCTGGGTGACGATGTCGTCAGTGATGCCAGTTGGAAAGCCAAGTGCTATTTCTTCGGTCCGATGGAAGGTGAAGATCCTGTGGTTAAGCATATTCCTATTCCTGAAGATTGGATGTCTGTTGAATTTGATGACAGTGATTGGCGTTCTGTGACTATCTATGAAGAGGCGACGGTTCGCCCACCCCAGGTGTTTCGCGACTATGATTTTGAAGGAGCCGAGTTTGTTTGGACGAGCGATCTGGACCTTCACAATACGATCATTTTTCGTGCAACTATTGAGAAGCCCGGCTGGAAAGCTCGATGGAATACAGGAACGCCAGCGCTGCGGATAGAAGATTTAGAACGGGGCGAGTGACGAGGGGCACGGGGTGAATGTAAATCTTTATCTTACTCGTCCTCGTCCTTAAAAATATTGGGACATCCACAGTCTCACGACCGTGGCTACATTTTGCAGTGAGCTAGGGCCATTGCTTCCAGCAATGCGGTTAATTGAGTGGGAGGAGGAGAACGAGGAAGAAGAGGATCCTCTTTAACTCTTAGGTGTTAAAACGAAAGAGCGCTACATCCCCGTCTGCAAAGATATACTCCTTGCCCTCGAGTCGGTAGCGACCGGCTTCGCGAGCCGCTTGAGTGCTTCCGGCTTTAGTCAAATCTTCGTAGGATACTACTTCAGCTTTAATGAAACCTTTCTCGAAATCGGTGTGGATGGCTGCTGCAGCTTGAGGAGCTTTTGTATTTTCCGTAATCGTCCATGCGCGGACTTCCTGTTCACCGGCTGTGAAGTAAGTCATGAGACCGAGCAGGGAGTAGGCTGATTTAATTAATCCGGATACACCCGAATCGCTGACTCCAAAGTCGGCCAGGAATTCTTTGGCCTCCTCTTCGCTCAAGTCGATGAGCTCGGATTCTAACCGCGCACTTATACATACACACTCTGCACCGTGATGTTCAGCTGCGTATTGCTTTACTTGGCCCACATAGGGATTGGCTTCTGGATCAAGCAAATCGTCTTCTGCAACATTGGCAGCAAATAGTGTAGGCTTGGAGGAAAGTAGGAAGAAGTTCCTCAGGAGGGCCTTTTCGTCATCCGTCATTTCCAGGGTCAGGGCGGGCTTTCCTTCGTTGAGGTGAGGGAGTAGCTTGTCGATCAATTCCACTTCGGCGGCGGCTTCTTTGTCACCTCCCCGGGCTAGCTTTACTGACTTGTGGTGTTTCCGCT
This genomic stretch from Opitutia bacterium ISCC 52 harbors:
- the ychF gene encoding redox-regulated ATPase YchF — its product is MLQAGIVGLPNVGKSTLFNAVTRTRKAESANYPFCTIEPNVGVVQVPDERLQPLSEIAKTKVIIPAAIEFKDIAGLVKGASEGEGLGNQFLANIRECDAIIQVVRCFDDDDIIHNMGSVDPIRDIEVINSELILADMASLERKHHKSVKLARGGDKEAAAEVELIDKLLPHLNEGKPALTLEMTDDEKALLRNFFLLSSKPTLFAANVAEDDLLDPEANPYVGQVKQYAAEHHGAECVCISARLESELIDLSEEEAKEFLADFGVSDSGVSGLIKSAYSLLGLMTYFTAGEQEVRAWTITENTKAPQAAAAIHTDFEKGFIKAEVVSYEDLTKAGSTQAAREAGRYRLEGKEYIFADGDVALFRFNT